In Streptomyces violaceusniger Tu 4113, one DNA window encodes the following:
- a CDS encoding flavin-containing monooxygenase — translation MSAPHTPSTPPLSSDLGFDPEALRTRYRAERDRRIRPDGDAQYHGIGGEFGYYADDPYADPGFTREPRHDRVEAVIVGGGFGGLLAAARLRQAGVESIRVIDKGGDFGGTWYWNRYPGIHCDIESYVYLPLLEEIAYVPQWRYAPGEEIRQHARAIGRHFGLYEDALFQTQASELRWDEAESEWIVSTDRGDHIRARYVVVSTGSLSQAKLPGIPGIETYQGHTFHTSRWDYEYTGGDAKGGLTGLADKRVAVIGTGATAIQIVPHLGADAAHLYVFQRTPSSVDVRDNRPTDARWAQSLKPGWQTERRDNFLKVLTGVRTDKDLVNDAWTSSARLQEKLIPTNAYANVPAEERERGYELADFQKMNELRARVETVVEDPETAEKLKPWYRYMCKRPTFSDHYLQTFNRPNVTLVDTADTHGVQRITETGVVVGDTEYEVDCVIFATGFETGVSGILAGQLPVYGRGGVHLFEAWALGPKTLHGFYTHGFPNLFQLGPLQNAASVNFVHILDEQATHVAEVVAEARERRARYVEPSSEAQDAWVASLRENAPDLHAFQAECTPGYYNNEGKPRERNEAYADGPVAFHEVLRRWRADGGIDAVLVAAEEA, via the coding sequence ATGTCCGCCCCCCACACCCCCTCCACTCCGCCTCTTTCGTCTGATCTCGGGTTCGATCCCGAGGCCCTGCGTACCCGCTACCGCGCCGAACGCGACCGCCGCATCCGCCCCGACGGCGACGCCCAATACCACGGCATCGGTGGCGAGTTCGGCTACTACGCCGACGATCCCTACGCCGACCCGGGGTTCACCCGAGAACCGCGGCACGACCGGGTGGAGGCGGTGATCGTCGGCGGCGGCTTCGGCGGGCTGCTCGCCGCCGCCCGGCTGCGGCAGGCGGGCGTGGAGTCGATCCGGGTGATCGACAAGGGCGGGGACTTCGGCGGCACCTGGTACTGGAACCGCTACCCGGGAATCCACTGCGACATCGAGTCGTACGTCTACCTGCCACTGTTGGAGGAGATCGCCTACGTCCCCCAGTGGAGGTACGCGCCGGGGGAGGAGATCCGGCAGCACGCACGGGCGATCGGGCGGCACTTCGGCCTTTACGAGGACGCCCTCTTCCAGACACAGGCCTCCGAACTCCGCTGGGACGAGGCCGAGTCCGAGTGGATCGTCTCCACCGACCGCGGCGACCACATCCGCGCCCGCTACGTGGTCGTCTCCACCGGCTCGCTCAGCCAGGCCAAGCTCCCTGGCATCCCCGGCATCGAGACGTATCAGGGCCACACCTTCCACACCAGCCGCTGGGACTACGAGTACACCGGCGGCGACGCGAAAGGCGGCCTGACCGGCCTCGCCGACAAGCGGGTGGCCGTTATCGGCACCGGCGCCACCGCCATCCAGATCGTCCCCCACCTCGGCGCGGACGCCGCGCACCTCTACGTCTTCCAGCGCACGCCCTCCTCCGTAGACGTCCGCGACAACCGACCCACCGACGCGCGGTGGGCCCAGTCGCTGAAGCCGGGCTGGCAGACGGAGCGCCGGGACAACTTCCTGAAGGTCCTGACCGGCGTCCGCACGGACAAGGATCTGGTGAACGACGCCTGGACGAGCAGCGCCCGGCTCCAGGAGAAGCTCATCCCCACCAACGCCTACGCGAACGTGCCGGCCGAGGAACGCGAACGTGGCTACGAGCTGGCCGACTTCCAGAAGATGAACGAGCTCCGCGCCCGCGTCGAGACGGTCGTCGAGGACCCGGAGACCGCCGAGAAGCTCAAGCCCTGGTACCGCTACATGTGCAAGCGGCCCACGTTCAGTGACCACTACCTCCAGACCTTCAACCGCCCCAACGTCACCCTCGTCGACACCGCCGACACGCATGGCGTGCAGCGCATCACCGAGACCGGTGTCGTGGTCGGCGACACCGAATACGAGGTGGACTGCGTCATCTTCGCCACCGGTTTCGAGACCGGGGTCTCCGGGATCCTCGCCGGTCAGCTCCCGGTGTACGGCAGGGGAGGCGTCCATCTCTTCGAGGCATGGGCGCTGGGGCCGAAGACCCTCCACGGCTTCTACACCCATGGCTTCCCCAACCTGTTCCAGCTGGGTCCGCTGCAGAACGCGGCCTCGGTCAACTTCGTCCACATCCTCGACGAACAGGCCACGCATGTCGCCGAGGTGGTCGCCGAGGCTCGCGAGCGCCGGGCCAGGTACGTCGAACCGTCCTCCGAGGCGCAGGACGCGTGGGTGGCCTCCCTCCGGGAGAACGCACCCGACCTGCATGCGTTCCAGGCGGAGTGCACCCCCGGCTACTACAACAACGAGGGCAAGCCCCGGGAGCGGAACGAGGCGTACGCCGACGGGCCGGTCGCCTTCCACGAGGTGCTCCGGCGCTGGCGGGCGGACGGTGGCATCGACGCCGTGCTCGTGGCGGCGGAGGAGGCGTGA
- a CDS encoding alpha/beta hydrolase family esterase, translating into MLQRLPHIRLAHVLTAAAAAAVALPIAVAAPADAQEAVRSAGPRCAPAASGLTTVSVASAGATYPATVYVPRGYTGRHPVPLVLNLHGSGSNGSDQLIISDMQRAADENGFLVAVPNGGTPVPGPREGYTWVLPGVPDSSGRLPAPDARDDVRFLSDTISAVSDGFCMAPRRVYATGFSGGARMASLLACELADRIAAVAPVAGLRAGGPDAADPTRPAAGGCTPSRSVPVLAFHGQQDMANPYDGGGPAYWQYSVPAAFDRWAELDGCRVGPRDTRLTEHVTLSAYRACRRGADVSMYVIADGGHTWPGSPYPDAFPGLGKVSTEVNATDVMWRFFEQHPLRHGSAAGVR; encoded by the coding sequence GTGCTTCAACGTCTCCCGCACATACGTCTCGCACATGTGCTCACCGCCGCCGCCGCGGCCGCCGTCGCGCTGCCCATCGCCGTGGCGGCGCCGGCCGACGCACAGGAAGCGGTGCGGTCCGCCGGACCCCGCTGTGCACCCGCCGCGTCCGGCCTCACCACCGTCTCCGTCGCCTCCGCCGGGGCGACCTACCCCGCGACGGTGTATGTCCCCCGCGGGTACACCGGACGGCACCCCGTTCCGCTCGTCCTCAACCTGCACGGCAGCGGCTCCAACGGGAGCGACCAGCTCATCATCAGCGACATGCAACGCGCCGCCGACGAGAACGGTTTCCTGGTGGCCGTGCCCAACGGCGGTACACCGGTGCCCGGTCCTCGCGAGGGCTACACCTGGGTCCTGCCCGGTGTACCGGACTCCTCCGGTCGGCTGCCCGCTCCGGACGCCCGTGACGACGTCCGGTTCCTCTCCGACACCATCAGCGCCGTCTCCGACGGCTTCTGCATGGCTCCGCGACGGGTCTACGCCACGGGCTTCTCCGGCGGCGCCCGGATGGCCTCACTCCTCGCCTGCGAGCTTGCCGACCGCATTGCCGCCGTCGCTCCGGTCGCGGGCCTGCGGGCGGGCGGCCCCGACGCCGCCGACCCCACCCGCCCGGCGGCCGGAGGGTGCACCCCCTCACGTTCGGTCCCCGTCCTGGCCTTCCATGGGCAGCAGGACATGGCCAACCCGTATGACGGCGGCGGCCCCGCGTACTGGCAGTACTCGGTGCCCGCCGCCTTCGACCGCTGGGCGGAGCTCGACGGCTGCCGCGTCGGCCCGCGCGACACACGGCTCACCGAACACGTCACGCTCAGCGCCTACCGGGCCTGCCGTCGGGGCGCCGACGTGAGCATGTACGTGATAGCGGACGGCGGACACACCTGGCCGGGCTCTCCCTACCCGGATGCCTTCCCGGGGCTTGGCAAGGTGTCCACCGAGGTCAACGCCACCGACGTCATGTGGCGCTTCTTCGAGCAGCATCCATTGCGTCATGGGAGTGCGGCGGGAGTTCGGTGA
- a CDS encoding aldehyde dehydrogenase, translating to MYRREFYIGGEWVKPAGTEVLKVVSPSSEEVVGEVPVATVADMDRAVAAARAAFDEGPWPRMTPAERANVLARAAELLREGNPEIAGVLVEEMGVAGSQAPLQTGTIAPVFAYYADLVRTYEFDRVERSGDHVGLVVSDPVGVVGAIVPWNAPVTLAAWKVAPALAAGCTVVLKPPPESPLSNYLLAEALHEAGVPAGVFNVVPGDREVGEHLVTHPGTDKIAFTGSTAAGKRIMSLCGNQVKRVSLELGGKSAALVLDDADVETITAHMVRASMHNSGQVCAAVTRILVPRKRYAEALEAGAAMAAKIPVGDPHDPSTVVGPLVAERQRARVEGYIGLAAEEGFKVVVGGGRPSHLPRGWYVEPTILGDVDNSMRVAQEEIFGPVVSLIPHDGDEDAVRIANDSRYGLFSTVWSGDDARGMAIARRLRTGGTVVNGGIPPQPYVPFGGFKESGLGRELGVEGLHQYLEPHTIGVPAAFAATMKGEAR from the coding sequence ATGTACCGCCGGGAGTTCTACATCGGAGGCGAGTGGGTCAAGCCCGCGGGCACCGAGGTGCTCAAGGTCGTCTCACCGTCGTCCGAAGAGGTCGTCGGTGAGGTTCCGGTCGCGACCGTCGCGGACATGGACCGCGCCGTGGCGGCTGCCCGTGCAGCCTTCGACGAGGGTCCGTGGCCCCGGATGACCCCGGCCGAGCGAGCCAATGTGCTGGCCCGCGCAGCCGAGTTGCTCAGGGAGGGCAACCCCGAGATCGCCGGAGTGCTCGTCGAGGAGATGGGCGTGGCCGGCAGTCAGGCCCCCCTGCAGACCGGGACGATCGCCCCGGTGTTCGCCTACTACGCCGATCTGGTCCGCACCTATGAATTCGACCGCGTGGAGCGCTCCGGTGACCACGTGGGTCTGGTGGTCTCGGACCCGGTAGGCGTGGTCGGGGCGATCGTGCCCTGGAACGCCCCGGTGACGTTGGCCGCGTGGAAGGTGGCCCCGGCACTGGCGGCCGGCTGCACCGTGGTGCTGAAGCCGCCGCCCGAGTCACCGCTCAGCAACTACCTCCTCGCCGAGGCGCTGCACGAGGCGGGCGTGCCCGCCGGGGTGTTCAACGTCGTGCCCGGCGACCGTGAGGTGGGCGAACACCTCGTGACCCATCCCGGCACCGACAAGATCGCCTTCACCGGCTCGACCGCGGCCGGCAAGCGCATCATGAGCCTGTGCGGCAACCAGGTCAAGCGGGTCTCCCTCGAACTCGGCGGGAAGTCCGCGGCACTCGTCCTCGACGACGCCGACGTGGAGACCATCACCGCCCACATGGTCCGCGCCAGCATGCACAACTCCGGTCAGGTGTGCGCCGCCGTCACCCGGATCCTGGTGCCCCGCAAGCGGTATGCGGAGGCGCTCGAAGCGGGGGCGGCCATGGCGGCGAAGATCCCCGTGGGAGATCCGCACGATCCGTCGACCGTGGTGGGCCCCCTCGTCGCCGAGCGGCAGCGCGCCCGGGTGGAGGGCTACATCGGCCTGGCGGCCGAGGAGGGCTTCAAGGTCGTCGTCGGTGGCGGCCGCCCGAGCCATCTCCCCAGGGGGTGGTACGTCGAGCCGACGATCCTCGGCGACGTGGACAACTCGATGCGGGTAGCGCAGGAGGAGATCTTCGGGCCGGTCGTGTCCCTGATTCCGCACGACGGCGACGAGGACGCGGTCCGTATCGCCAACGACTCCAGGTACGGGCTGTTCAGCACGGTGTGGTCGGGCGACGACGCCCGGGGTATGGCGATCGCCCGGCGGCTGCGTACCGGAGGAACCGTGGTCAACGGCGGCATCCCCCCGCAGCCGTACGTGCCCTTCGGCGGGTTCAAGGAGTCGGGCCTCGGCCGTGAACTCGGCGTCGAGGGACTGCACCAGTACCTCGAACCCCACACCATCGGCGTGCCCGCCGCGTTCGCCGCGACCATGAAGGGAGAGGCGCGATGA
- a CDS encoding TetR/AcrR family transcriptional regulator: MTGRTRRDEQVSATREALLEAAERLFAQHGVHAVANRQISEAAGQGNNAAVSYHFGTKIDLVRALARRHAEAIEAGRARMIADIGDSSDVRDWVACAVRPVTEHVAALGAPSWYGRFIAQVTADPALHVVTAEEFAAASPSVLKLQEGLNRCLPDLPAEVYDERSVMTRHLVTQMVAERERALADNTPTPRASWRETANGLIDVVAALWQAPVTREG; the protein is encoded by the coding sequence ATGACCGGCAGGACCAGGCGGGACGAGCAGGTGAGTGCGACGCGGGAGGCGCTCCTGGAGGCGGCGGAGCGGCTGTTCGCCCAGCACGGGGTGCACGCGGTCGCCAACCGTCAGATCAGTGAGGCCGCGGGACAGGGCAACAACGCCGCGGTCAGCTACCACTTCGGCACCAAGATCGACCTGGTGCGTGCACTCGCCCGCCGGCACGCCGAGGCGATAGAAGCCGGCCGGGCGCGCATGATCGCCGACATCGGTGACTCCTCCGACGTGCGGGACTGGGTGGCCTGTGCGGTCCGCCCCGTCACCGAGCATGTGGCGGCTCTGGGTGCCCCCAGCTGGTACGGCCGGTTCATCGCCCAGGTCACGGCCGACCCGGCGCTGCATGTAGTCACGGCCGAGGAGTTCGCTGCTGCCTCGCCCTCGGTACTGAAACTGCAGGAGGGGCTGAATCGCTGCCTGCCCGACCTTCCGGCCGAGGTGTACGACGAACGCTCCGTCATGACCCGTCACCTGGTCACCCAGATGGTCGCGGAGCGGGAGCGCGCCCTGGCGGACAACACCCCCACCCCGCGCGCCAGTTGGCGCGAGACGGCGAACGGTCTGATCGATGTCGTCGCCGCTCTGTGGCAGGCACCGGTCACGCGCGAGGGCTGA
- a CDS encoding zinc-binding dehydrogenase: MKAAVAYEPNEPLVLEDLPTPAIGPRDVLVRVAASGICHTDLTSINHPGRPDAMVPGHEACGTVEAVGADVRRVTVGDRVLASVSPACGLCWWCINTMSQHCERKALRFIPRYDLPDGKKASALCGCGSFAEAMVVDESTIVPVRTDLPDEQLALLGCGVTTGLGAALNTAAVKPGSSVAVIGCGGVGQSVIQGARIAGAAVIIAIDLSADRREASLRVGATHGIDPADGDPVEQVHALTDGRGADYTFEAVGLPGLLVQAFDMARLEGTVTYIGMPAGPDAKLTIPAQSAIFTGKRIQGSVVGGSQILRDFPRFIRLGETGQLDLGGLVSRRITLDEVNEGLQLLERGEGVRTVIV; the protein is encoded by the coding sequence ATGAAGGCCGCCGTGGCGTACGAGCCGAACGAGCCGCTGGTTCTTGAGGACTTGCCCACGCCGGCCATCGGGCCGCGGGACGTGCTGGTGAGAGTCGCGGCCAGCGGTATCTGCCACACCGACCTGACCTCGATCAACCATCCCGGCCGGCCCGATGCCATGGTGCCCGGCCACGAGGCCTGCGGCACGGTCGAGGCCGTCGGCGCCGATGTACGCCGGGTGACGGTCGGCGACCGCGTACTCGCCTCTGTCTCGCCCGCCTGCGGTCTGTGCTGGTGGTGCATCAATACGATGTCCCAGCACTGCGAGCGCAAAGCGCTGAGGTTCATACCCCGCTACGACCTGCCCGACGGGAAGAAGGCGTCGGCGCTGTGCGGCTGCGGCTCGTTCGCCGAGGCGATGGTCGTGGACGAGTCGACCATCGTGCCCGTACGGACCGATCTGCCCGACGAGCAGCTCGCCCTCCTCGGCTGCGGTGTGACGACCGGCCTCGGCGCCGCCCTCAACACGGCAGCCGTCAAGCCCGGTTCGAGCGTGGCCGTCATCGGCTGCGGCGGCGTGGGCCAGTCGGTCATCCAGGGCGCGCGCATCGCCGGCGCGGCCGTCATCATCGCCATCGACCTGTCGGCCGACCGCCGCGAGGCGAGCCTGCGCGTGGGCGCCACGCACGGCATCGACCCTGCCGACGGGGACCCGGTCGAGCAAGTCCATGCCCTCACCGACGGGCGCGGCGCGGACTACACCTTCGAGGCAGTCGGGCTGCCCGGGCTCCTGGTGCAGGCATTCGACATGGCGAGGCTGGAGGGCACGGTCACCTACATCGGGATGCCTGCCGGGCCGGACGCAAAACTGACCATCCCGGCGCAGTCCGCGATCTTCACTGGCAAGCGGATCCAGGGCTCCGTCGTCGGCGGTTCCCAGATTCTGCGGGACTTCCCCCGCTTCATCCGCCTTGGGGAGACCGGCCAGTTGGACCTCGGCGGGCTGGTGTCCCGCCGGATCACGCTCGACGAGGTCAACGAGGGCCTCCAACTGCTCGAACGAGGGGAGGGCGTCCGCACCGTGATCGTGTAG
- a CDS encoding SDR family NAD(P)-dependent oxidoreductase: MISTGLEGRAVVVTGAASGIGRTTALKFAREGAKVLVADLDQAGAEETVKEIKAAGGHALAVVGDLSDQQVVDDVVARAVEAFGRLDVLVNNAGIMDRMSALGETDDAEWERVIRINLTAPFLLTRAVLPHMLAAGSGSIVFTASEAALRGSAAGAAYTASKHAVVGLVKSLAVMYRGQGIRANAIAPGPTATSIRVDAGAEAHGPTVIGPLIGANIGRRGSAQEQADAIVYLASDAASFVNGAVLPVDDGWAAV; this comes from the coding sequence ATGATCAGCACTGGACTGGAAGGTCGCGCAGTCGTCGTCACCGGAGCCGCGTCCGGCATCGGCAGGACCACGGCGCTGAAGTTCGCACGGGAAGGTGCGAAGGTCTTGGTCGCGGACCTCGACCAGGCGGGTGCCGAGGAGACCGTCAAGGAAATCAAGGCAGCCGGGGGACACGCGCTTGCGGTCGTCGGCGACCTGAGCGACCAGCAGGTGGTGGACGACGTCGTCGCGCGGGCCGTCGAAGCCTTCGGCCGCCTGGACGTCCTGGTGAACAACGCCGGGATCATGGACCGCATGTCCGCGCTCGGCGAGACCGACGACGCCGAGTGGGAGCGGGTCATCCGGATCAACCTGACGGCGCCGTTCCTGCTGACCCGCGCGGTCCTGCCGCACATGCTGGCCGCGGGCAGCGGATCGATCGTCTTCACCGCCTCCGAGGCCGCTCTGCGCGGCAGCGCGGCGGGCGCCGCCTACACCGCCTCCAAGCACGCCGTCGTCGGCCTGGTGAAGAGCTTGGCCGTCATGTACCGGGGGCAGGGCATCCGCGCCAACGCCATTGCCCCCGGCCCCACCGCGACCAGCATCCGGGTGGACGCCGGTGCGGAAGCCCATGGGCCCACTGTCATAGGCCCGTTGATCGGGGCCAACATCGGCCGCCGGGGCTCGGCGCAGGAACAGGCCGACGCCATCGTCTACCTGGCCTCCGACGCGGCCTCCTTCGTCAACGGCGCCGTCCTCCCGGTCGACGACGGCTGGGCCGCCGTCTGA
- a CDS encoding sensor histidine kinase, whose translation MARDPHDVVAHHLVLAGLQPASVARFLRSRPDEAERITTGLTAITSMALRELKVTVGLLRSAGCADYTPGPTPGLAQLPDLGASFGSAGLTVTVVTAGDPGPVCAGTELHDVPHRAGGARQRHQARRSHSPEIRLACSDDRPHLTVTDGGAARSSTSSGGFGPLGMRERARSVGGHLHTGYRREVGFEGVTELPPHSHDAMDAARRSAT comes from the coding sequence ATCGCCCGCGACCCCCACGACGTCGTCGCCCACCACCTCGTCCTGGCCGGCCTGCAGCCCGCATCCGTCGCCCGCTTCCTGCGCAGCCGGCCTGACGAGGCGGAGCGGATCACCACCGGCCTCACCGCAATCACCTCCATGGCGCTGCGCGAACTCAAGGTCACCGTCGGCCTGTTGCGCAGCGCGGGCTGCGCGGACTACACGCCAGGCCCCACTCCCGGCCTGGCCCAACTCCCCGATCTGGGCGCCTCGTTCGGGAGCGCCGGACTCACGGTCACCGTCGTCACCGCAGGCGACCCCGGACCGGTGTGCGCCGGAACGGAGCTTCACGACGTACCGCATCGTGCAGGAGGCGCTCGCCAACGTCACCAAGCACGCCGGTCCCACTCGCCCGAGATACGGCTCGCCTGCTCCGACGACCGGCCGCATCTCACCGTCACCGACGGAGGTGCCGCCAGGTCCTCCACGTCGTCCGGCGGTTTCGGTCCCCTCGGCATGCGCGAGCGTGCCCGCTCCGTCGGCGGACACCTGCACACCGGCTACCGCCGCGAAGTCGGTTTCGAGGGCGTCACCGAACTCCCGCCGCACTCCCATGACGCAATGGATGCTGCTCGAAGAAGCGCCACATGA
- a CDS encoding FAD-dependent oxidoreductase, which produces MESAGRVTAVELADGTKLDADAVVVGVGSTPTTQWLADSGLLLGNGVECDASCQAVPGIYAAGDVASWHNPHFDMRMRVEHRLNATEQGMAVAANILGEQRPFDPVPYFWSDQYDARIQAFGIFPAHADVTVMHGSTEDRKFVAAYGHQGKVVGVLGWNSHRELRKLRQLVVAHAPHPGKTTSGRQEP; this is translated from the coding sequence GTGGAGTCCGCCGGCCGCGTGACGGCCGTCGAACTGGCCGACGGCACGAAGCTCGACGCGGACGCGGTCGTGGTCGGTGTGGGATCCACACCGACCACCCAGTGGCTGGCCGACTCCGGTCTGCTCCTCGGCAACGGCGTGGAGTGCGACGCCAGTTGCCAGGCCGTCCCCGGCATCTACGCCGCCGGGGACGTGGCGTCCTGGCACAACCCCCACTTCGACATGCGGATGCGTGTCGAACACCGCCTCAACGCCACCGAACAGGGCATGGCCGTGGCCGCGAACATCCTCGGCGAACAGCGACCCTTCGACCCAGTCCCGTACTTCTGGAGCGACCAGTACGACGCCCGTATCCAGGCGTTCGGCATCTTCCCCGCACACGCGGACGTGACGGTGATGCACGGCAGCACGGAGGACCGCAAGTTCGTCGCCGCCTACGGCCACCAGGGCAAGGTCGTCGGAGTGCTCGGCTGGAACAGCCACCGCGAGTTGCGCAAACTCCGTCAACTCGTCGTCGCCCACGCTCCCCACCCCGGCAAGACCACCTCAGGAAGGCAGGAGCCGTGA
- a CDS encoding MFS transporter: MPDTPTRSAETTASAPPNPNVIVAVLAFAGIVVSLMQTLVIPIVPELPKYLNATASDSAWAVTATLLAAAVATPIAGRLGDMYGKRRMLLISLAAVTVGSFVVALSASLTPMIIGRLLQGLSAGVIPLGLSIMRDEMPAERLGSSTALMSASLGIGAALGLPIAAFVADNFDWHTLFWGSGILGGVALVLVLVLVPESKVRTGGRFDLVGGIGLAAGLVALLLAISKGGDWGWGSGTTLGLFAAAVIVLVSWGFFELRSNQPLVDLRTTAKPQVLFTNLAGLAFGFSLFALQLIVPQLMQLPEQTGYGLGQDLLAVGLVLAPQGLIVMIAAPLSSKISQAFGAKYTLMIGAVIVAAGYALNIFMMSEVWHLILVSCIVGAGVGFAYGALPMLIMNAVPVSETGSANAVNTLLRSIGSSLASATCGVIVSQMTIDFAGHAVPSENSFKVIMAIGCGAALLALFLASFLPRRRADADAGGVSAATAAETAVQQA, from the coding sequence ATGCCCGACACCCCCACCCGGTCCGCGGAAACCACAGCGTCCGCGCCTCCGAATCCGAACGTGATCGTGGCCGTGCTGGCCTTCGCCGGGATCGTGGTCTCGCTGATGCAGACCCTGGTCATCCCGATCGTGCCGGAGCTGCCGAAGTACCTGAACGCCACGGCTTCCGACAGCGCCTGGGCCGTCACGGCCACGCTGCTCGCCGCCGCCGTGGCCACCCCCATCGCCGGACGCCTCGGCGACATGTACGGCAAGCGCCGCATGCTCCTGATCAGCCTGGCGGCGGTGACCGTCGGTTCGTTCGTCGTCGCGCTCAGCGCCTCCCTCACCCCGATGATCATCGGACGCCTTCTGCAGGGCCTGTCCGCCGGTGTCATCCCGCTCGGCCTGAGCATCATGCGTGACGAAATGCCCGCGGAGCGGCTCGGCTCGTCGACCGCCTTGATGAGCGCCTCCCTCGGTATCGGCGCCGCCCTCGGCCTGCCCATCGCCGCCTTCGTCGCCGACAACTTCGACTGGCACACCCTGTTCTGGGGCTCGGGCATCCTCGGCGGCGTCGCCCTGGTTCTCGTCCTGGTGCTGGTGCCCGAATCGAAGGTGCGCACCGGCGGACGCTTCGACCTGGTGGGCGGCATCGGCCTGGCGGCTGGTCTGGTGGCTCTGCTGCTGGCCATCTCCAAGGGCGGTGACTGGGGCTGGGGCAGCGGCACCACCCTCGGCCTCTTCGCCGCCGCCGTGATCGTCCTGGTCTCCTGGGGCTTCTTCGAACTGCGCAGCAACCAGCCACTGGTCGACCTGCGCACCACAGCCAAGCCCCAGGTGCTGTTCACCAACCTCGCCGGCCTGGCGTTCGGCTTCTCACTGTTCGCGCTCCAGCTGATCGTCCCGCAGCTCATGCAGCTACCCGAGCAGACCGGCTACGGCCTGGGCCAGGACCTGCTGGCCGTGGGCCTGGTCCTGGCGCCTCAGGGCCTGATCGTCATGATCGCGGCTCCCCTGTCCTCGAAGATCTCCCAGGCCTTCGGAGCGAAGTACACGCTGATGATCGGCGCCGTCATCGTCGCCGCCGGTTACGCGCTGAACATCTTCATGATGAGCGAGGTCTGGCACCTGATTCTCGTCTCCTGCATCGTCGGCGCGGGTGTCGGCTTCGCCTACGGCGCCCTGCCCATGCTCATCATGAACGCGGTGCCGGTGTCCGAGACAGGATCCGCGAACGCCGTCAACACCCTGCTGCGATCCATCGGCAGCTCCCTCGCCAGCGCCACGTGCGGTGTCATCGTCTCCCAGATGACCATCGACTTCGCCGGTCACGCCGTACCCTCCGAGAACTCCTTCAAGGTGATCATGGCCATCGGCTGCGGCGCCGCCCTCCTCGCCCTGTTCCTGGCCTCCTTCCTCCCCCGGCGGCGCGCGGACGCCGACGCGGGCGGCGTCTCCGCCGCGACGGCCGCCGAGACGGCCGTCCAGCAGGCGTAG
- a CDS encoding cytochrome P450, giving the protein MTSAVNNSTSGTPSEIPEYDISRPARCPLDPAPAMRARQEEGPLTRIRLWDGSTAWLVTGYEAHREAMASLQVSADPMRPGSPRLSAGEAAMADALKQQGKSSIGMSFIMMDDPEHNRLRRMATSAFTIKRVEAIRVSTQRLVDELIDKMLDGPKPVDLVEALALPVPSLVISELLGVPYDDHDFFQTNSKAIINRHTSGEDRLAARQELINYLDELLGEKLTKPGEDLLSGLAERIKAGELTREEATEMGVLMLFAGHETTANMITLGILTLLQHPDQLALLRDTDDPKLIASAVDELLRWITITHGGLRRVALEDIEVAGQVIRAGEGIISVNETANRDPAVFADPDRLDITRDARRHVTFGYGIHQCLGQPLARMELQVVYPSLLRRIPTLALAADLEDIPFKADGFVYGAYELPLTW; this is encoded by the coding sequence GTGACCAGTGCAGTGAACAACTCGACGAGTGGAACTCCCTCCGAGATTCCGGAGTACGACATCAGCAGGCCCGCGCGGTGCCCCCTCGACCCGGCACCGGCCATGCGGGCCCGGCAGGAAGAGGGCCCGCTGACGCGGATCCGACTGTGGGACGGCAGCACCGCATGGCTGGTGACCGGCTATGAGGCTCACCGGGAGGCGATGGCGAGTCTGCAGGTCAGCGCGGACCCCATGCGCCCCGGTTCGCCGAGACTCTCCGCCGGGGAGGCCGCGATGGCCGACGCCCTGAAACAGCAGGGCAAGAGCTCGATCGGCATGAGTTTCATCATGATGGACGATCCCGAGCACAACCGACTGCGGCGGATGGCGACGTCGGCCTTCACCATCAAGCGCGTCGAGGCGATCCGCGTATCCACCCAGCGGCTCGTGGACGAGCTGATCGACAAGATGCTCGACGGCCCCAAGCCCGTCGACCTCGTCGAGGCGCTCGCGCTGCCGGTGCCGTCGCTGGTGATCTCCGAGCTGCTCGGCGTGCCCTATGACGACCACGACTTCTTCCAGACCAACAGCAAGGCCATCATCAACCGGCACACGTCCGGCGAAGACCGGCTCGCGGCACGGCAGGAGCTGATCAACTACCTGGACGAGCTGCTGGGCGAGAAGCTCACCAAGCCCGGTGAGGACCTGCTCTCCGGGCTCGCCGAGCGGATCAAGGCCGGCGAGCTGACCCGCGAAGAAGCCACCGAGATGGGGGTGCTGATGCTGTTCGCGGGGCACGAGACCACCGCGAACATGATCACGCTGGGCATCCTGACCCTGCTCCAGCACCCCGACCAGCTGGCCCTCCTGCGCGACACCGACGACCCGAAGCTGATCGCCTCCGCGGTCGACGAGCTGCTCCGCTGGATCACCATCACCCACGGCGGACTGCGGCGGGTGGCGCTGGAGGACATCGAGGTCGCCGGCCAGGTCATCCGCGCCGGCGAAGGCATCATCTCGGTCAACGAGACCGCGAACCGGGACCCTGCCGTCTTCGCCGACCCCGACCGCCTGGACATCACGCGCGACGCCCGCCGTCACGTGACCTTTGGATACGGCATCCACCAGTGCCTGGGACAGCCGCTGGCCCGTATGGAGCTGCAGGTCGTCTACCCCAGCCTCCTGCGGAGGATCCCCACCCTGGCGCTCGCCGCGGACCTCGAGGACATCCCGTTCAAGGCCGACGGGTTCGTCTACGGGGCCTACGAGCTCCCCTTGACCTGGTGA